One Chromobacterium paludis genomic window carries:
- a CDS encoding methyl-accepting chemotaxis protein, translating into MDSVAGITRDNAAGARDSLRSAEELSGHLQTIAGSVTSMDTASQMLAQEWQGIERSLADISAIADQTNLLALNAAIEAARAGEMGRGFAVVADEVRKLAERSKSTANQVQGVLETLSSRIGDMQTQASAAGGVAGEVQTSVEAFRLRFTSLAEQSDQVLRQVSEVQMKSQTSLQKVAHVIYKQSAYHAVEEALAQAPAPELAAWLEGDGAALFGSAAQALRAPLQQLQQQVDAAVAAAAQSGQLDEAGILGRMKSMEQISVKLQTELDNLSAG; encoded by the coding sequence GCGCGCGACAGCCTGCGCAGCGCGGAAGAGCTATCCGGCCACCTGCAAACCATCGCCGGCAGCGTAACCAGCATGGACACCGCCAGCCAGATGCTGGCGCAGGAATGGCAAGGCATTGAACGGTCGCTGGCCGATATTTCCGCCATCGCCGATCAGACCAATCTGCTGGCCCTGAACGCGGCGATCGAGGCGGCGCGCGCCGGCGAAATGGGCCGCGGCTTCGCCGTGGTGGCGGATGAAGTGCGCAAACTGGCCGAACGCAGCAAGAGCACCGCCAACCAGGTGCAGGGCGTGCTGGAAACTCTGTCCAGCCGTATCGGCGACATGCAGACACAAGCCAGCGCGGCCGGCGGCGTGGCCGGCGAGGTGCAAACCTCGGTGGAAGCCTTCCGCCTGCGCTTCACCAGCCTGGCCGAGCAATCCGATCAGGTGCTGCGCCAAGTCAGCGAAGTGCAGATGAAATCGCAGACCTCGCTGCAGAAAGTCGCGCACGTGATCTACAAGCAAAGCGCTTATCACGCCGTGGAGGAGGCGCTGGCTCAAGCGCCGGCGCCGGAACTGGCCGCCTGGCTGGAAGGCGACGGCGCCGCCCTGTTCGGCAGCGCCGCGCAGGCGCTGCGCGCGCCGCTGCAACAATTGCAGCAGCAGGTGGACGCCGCCGTCGCCGCTGCCGCGCAAAGCGGACAGCTGGACGAGGCCGGCATTCTGGGCCGCATGAAGTCCATGGAACAGATCAGCGTCAAGCTGCAAACCGAGCTGGACAACCTGAGCGCAGGCTAA
- the adh gene encoding aldehyde dehydrogenase gives MANLQPGFPLKTRYANYIGGQWVPPVNGRYFENVTPITGKPLCEIPRSDEQDVELALDAAHAARFKWGHTPVTERAIILNKIADRMEANLGLLAEVETWDNGKPIRETRAADIPLAIDHFRYFAACVRAQEGSLGEIDADTVSYHFHEPLGVVGQIIPWNFPILMAAWKLAPALAAGNCVVLKPAEQTPLSILVLMELVGDLLPPGVLNVVNGFGVEAGKPLASSKRIAKIAFTGETGTGRLIMQYASQNLIPVTLELGGKSPNIFFDDVAAKDDAFFDKAIEGFVMFALNQGEVCTCPSRALIHESIYDRFMEKALARVAAIKQGNPLDPSTMIGAQASMEQMDKIQSYLAIGREEGAQLLAGGARAHLDGDLAGGFYIQPTVFHGHNKMRIFQEEIFGPVVSVTTFQNRDEALAIANDTLYGLGAGVWTRDMNTAFFMGRHIEAGRVWTNCYHAYPAHAAFGGYKQSGIGRETHKMMLEHYQQTKNLLVSYAEDKLGFF, from the coding sequence ATGGCAAACCTGCAACCCGGATTCCCGCTCAAAACGCGCTACGCCAACTATATCGGGGGCCAATGGGTGCCGCCGGTCAACGGACGCTATTTCGAGAACGTCACGCCCATCACCGGCAAGCCCTTGTGCGAGATTCCGCGCTCTGACGAGCAGGACGTGGAGCTGGCGCTGGATGCCGCCCATGCCGCGCGCTTCAAGTGGGGCCATACCCCGGTGACCGAGCGCGCCATCATCCTGAACAAGATCGCCGACCGCATGGAGGCCAATCTGGGTTTGCTGGCCGAAGTGGAAACCTGGGACAACGGCAAGCCGATACGCGAAACGCGGGCCGCCGACATCCCGCTGGCCATCGACCATTTCCGTTATTTCGCCGCCTGCGTGCGCGCCCAGGAGGGCAGCCTGGGCGAGATCGACGCCGATACGGTGTCCTACCACTTCCACGAGCCGCTGGGCGTGGTGGGCCAGATCATCCCGTGGAACTTCCCCATCCTGATGGCGGCGTGGAAGCTGGCGCCGGCGCTGGCGGCCGGCAACTGCGTGGTGCTGAAGCCGGCCGAACAGACGCCGCTGTCCATCCTGGTGTTGATGGAGCTGGTGGGCGACCTGCTGCCGCCCGGCGTGCTCAACGTGGTTAATGGCTTTGGCGTGGAGGCCGGCAAGCCGCTGGCCAGCTCCAAGCGCATCGCCAAGATCGCCTTCACCGGCGAAACCGGCACCGGCCGCCTGATCATGCAATACGCCAGCCAGAACCTGATTCCCGTGACGCTGGAACTGGGCGGCAAGTCGCCGAATATCTTCTTCGACGACGTGGCGGCCAAGGATGACGCCTTCTTCGACAAGGCCATCGAAGGCTTTGTGATGTTCGCGCTGAATCAGGGCGAAGTGTGCACCTGCCCCAGCCGCGCGCTGATCCATGAGTCCATCTACGACCGCTTCATGGAAAAAGCGCTGGCCCGCGTGGCCGCCATCAAGCAGGGCAACCCGCTGGATCCGTCCACCATGATAGGCGCGCAGGCTTCCATGGAGCAGATGGACAAGATCCAGAGCTATCTCGCCATCGGCCGCGAGGAAGGCGCCCAGCTGCTGGCCGGCGGAGCGCGCGCGCACTTGGACGGCGATCTGGCCGGCGGCTTCTACATTCAGCCCACGGTGTTCCACGGCCACAACAAGATGCGCATCTTCCAGGAAGAGATCTTCGGCCCGGTGGTGTCGGTGACCACCTTCCAGAATCGCGACGAGGCGCTGGCCATCGCCAACGACACGCTATATGGCCTGGGGGCCGGCGTGTGGACGCGGGACATGAACACCGCCTTCTTCATGGGCCGCCATATCGAAGCCGGCCGGGTGTGGACCAACTGCTACCACGCTTATCCGGCGCATGCGGCATTCGGTGGTTATAAGCAATCGGGCATCGGCCGCGAGACGCACAAGATGATGCTGGAGCACTACCAGCAGACCAAGAACCTGCTGGTCAGCTATGCCGAGGACAAGCTGGGCTTCTTCTAA
- a CDS encoding sigma-54-dependent Fis family transcriptional regulator yields the protein MTQAARLPLDEIRRRFFSDQPLPGQALPPSILHSWQRCRGLGLSAGARGGERLTEMELRERREANAAWLEPARPALAGLFEQLAGQDLALVVSDRRGLILDESGDIAFLDKAARLALTPGMDWSEAARGTNAIGTALAARDSIVVRGAEHYLERNRVLACAAAPLLGPQGELLGALDISGASRKLGQVQVRALQAARGLIEARLLEEAARYGWQLSLHADPRLLDSPTACQLVFDGDGHLLAANRAGLSLCGLQPGGWQARHFAALFGQSLEHWLDQHGQALSLLRIGAQRLSARLKPPAVATPATPPAPPAPAVRPTTPADAAPLDGMPPEVFAIANKLFEADIPVLILGETGTGKDRLARALHAAGSRRRQPFVAVNCAAIPEGLIEAELFGYLPGAYTGASRQGSKGRLREADGGVLFLDEIGDMPLAMQARLLRVLQEREVTPLGGGPAQKVDIRLICATHRDLRARVDEGGFRADLYYRLCHYPLSLPPLRERGDIAAIAQAMLDGMGAAKRGVTLSPELARAIRGYRWPGNLRELANLLATLLALVDDGATLTLEQLPAALREDMASAGHAVTDNALAQVLRRCGGNASAAARALGISRATLYRRLGKAAK from the coding sequence ATGACCCAGGCCGCCCGCCTGCCGCTGGACGAAATCCGCCGCCGCTTCTTCTCCGACCAACCATTGCCCGGACAGGCGCTGCCGCCATCCATCCTGCACTCCTGGCAACGCTGCCGCGGCCTGGGCCTGAGCGCCGGCGCGCGCGGCGGCGAGAGGCTGACGGAAATGGAATTGCGCGAACGGCGCGAGGCCAACGCGGCCTGGCTGGAACCCGCCCGCCCGGCGCTGGCCGGGCTGTTCGAGCAGCTGGCCGGCCAAGACCTGGCGCTGGTGGTGTCCGACAGGCGCGGACTGATACTGGACGAAAGCGGCGACATCGCCTTTCTGGACAAGGCGGCGCGGCTGGCGCTGACGCCCGGCATGGACTGGAGCGAGGCCGCGCGCGGCACCAACGCCATCGGCACCGCGCTGGCGGCGCGCGACAGCATCGTGGTGCGCGGGGCCGAGCATTATCTGGAACGCAACCGGGTGCTGGCCTGCGCGGCCGCGCCGCTGCTCGGTCCGCAGGGCGAGCTGCTGGGCGCGCTCGACATCAGCGGCGCCAGCCGCAAGCTGGGCCAAGTGCAAGTGCGCGCGCTGCAAGCGGCGCGCGGCCTGATCGAAGCGCGGCTGCTGGAGGAGGCCGCCCGTTACGGCTGGCAGCTCAGCCTGCACGCCGACCCGCGCCTGCTCGACAGTCCGACCGCCTGCCAGCTGGTTTTCGACGGCGATGGCCACCTGCTGGCCGCCAATCGGGCCGGGTTGTCGCTATGCGGCCTGCAGCCCGGCGGCTGGCAAGCGCGCCATTTCGCCGCCCTGTTCGGCCAAAGCCTGGAACACTGGCTAGATCAGCATGGCCAGGCGCTGAGCCTGCTGCGGATCGGCGCGCAACGCCTGTCCGCGCGCCTCAAACCGCCGGCCGTCGCCACACCGGCAACGCCGCCCGCGCCGCCCGCGCCGGCCGTCAGGCCGACCACGCCCGCCGACGCCGCTCCGCTGGACGGCATGCCGCCAGAGGTGTTCGCCATCGCGAACAAGCTGTTCGAAGCGGACATCCCCGTGCTGATCCTAGGCGAAACCGGCACCGGCAAGGACAGGCTGGCGCGCGCGCTGCATGCCGCCGGCAGCCGCCGCCGCCAGCCCTTCGTGGCGGTCAATTGCGCGGCCATCCCCGAAGGGCTGATCGAGGCCGAGCTGTTCGGCTACCTGCCCGGCGCCTATACCGGCGCCAGCCGCCAGGGCAGCAAAGGCAGGCTGCGCGAGGCGGACGGCGGCGTGCTGTTCCTGGATGAGATAGGCGACATGCCGCTGGCCATGCAGGCGCGGCTATTGCGGGTATTGCAGGAGCGCGAGGTGACGCCGCTGGGCGGCGGGCCGGCGCAAAAAGTGGACATTCGGCTGATCTGCGCCACCCACCGCGACTTGCGCGCCAGAGTGGACGAAGGCGGCTTCCGCGCCGACCTGTATTACCGGCTGTGCCATTACCCCCTCAGCCTGCCGCCGCTGCGCGAACGCGGCGACATCGCCGCCATCGCTCAGGCCATGCTGGACGGCATGGGCGCGGCCAAACGCGGCGTCACGCTGTCGCCGGAGCTGGCGCGCGCCATCCGCGGCTACCGCTGGCCCGGCAATCTGCGCGAACTGGCCAATCTGCTGGCCACCTTGCTGGCGCTGGTGGACGACGGCGCAACGCTAACCCTGGAGCAGCTACCGGCCGCGCTGCGCGAGGACATGGCCAGCGCGGGCCATGCTGTGACGGATAACGCGCTAGCGCAAGTTCTGCGCCGCTGCGGCGGCAACGCCAGCGCCGCGGCGCGCGCCCTGGGCATCAGCCGCGCCACGCTGTACCGGCGCTTAGGCAAAGCCGCCAAATAA
- a CDS encoding pseudouridine synthase: MELYRLLQQQGFGGRKECRQLIEYGLVEVNGEVVDNYRAQFELADITSLAVDDEPWPLVRGPLYLLLHKPANYETSHKPQCHPSIYRLLPDPFSNLDVSAVGRLDVDTTGLILLSNDGQFIHALSSPKKLVPKVYRVTLKHEATEELIAKLQSGVYLNDEAREFAADSIEQVDAHTILLTITEGKYHQVKRMVAAASNRVEALHRESLGAIVLGELPVGAWRHLTAEELAAFGF; the protein is encoded by the coding sequence ATGGAACTCTATCGACTGTTGCAACAACAAGGCTTTGGCGGCCGCAAGGAGTGCCGCCAGCTGATCGAATACGGCCTGGTGGAAGTGAACGGCGAGGTGGTGGACAACTATCGCGCCCAGTTCGAACTGGCCGACATCACCAGCCTGGCGGTGGACGACGAGCCGTGGCCGCTGGTGCGCGGCCCGCTCTATCTCTTGCTGCACAAGCCGGCCAATTATGAAACCTCGCACAAGCCGCAGTGCCATCCCAGCATCTACCGGCTGCTGCCGGACCCGTTTTCCAATCTGGACGTCAGCGCGGTGGGAAGGCTGGACGTGGACACCACCGGCCTGATCCTGCTGTCCAACGACGGCCAGTTCATCCACGCGCTCTCCTCGCCCAAGAAGCTGGTGCCCAAGGTCTACCGCGTGACCTTGAAGCATGAGGCGACGGAAGAGCTGATCGCCAAGCTGCAAAGCGGCGTCTACCTCAACGACGAGGCGCGAGAATTCGCCGCCGACAGCATCGAGCAGGTCGACGCCCACACCATTCTGCTGACCATCACCGAGGGCAAGTACCACCAGGTGAAGCGCATGGTGGCGGCGGCCAGCAACCGGGTGGAGGCCTTGCACCGCGAAAGCCTGGGCGCGATCGTGCTGGGCGAGTTGCCGGTGGGCGCGTGGCGGCATCTGACGGCCGAGGAATTGGCGGCCTTCGGCTTCTGA
- a CDS encoding sensor domain-containing diguanylate cyclase — translation MPFREVTWRTGWNFIGLQAAAALAYALFATLLAWCLPTPHQGGMQLGLPLALALLLRLGGRVWPGLALAMLWLAWREPGLLAADRSLLALSCLAAALLGANLPPRRRLPFYRLTDVLAFLAGAVGLASLLAALGRVFALLPAYRHALTELAWLGARMWLGNAVLLLTVTPVLLLAGRGARNGPGTACWRETSLVAGVTLLLAALVCCGLHGQGGHYAILPYLFIMPLLWLAFRSELRLAHGLSLAIVALALTGVRLGVGALAIATPEESLLNVALLALVQSVTLLVFGALLDERRQVERRLLLANQSLEAKVGERTRQLAESESRLRLMADAAPFPLTMNRLAGGELIYANERAEELFGASLRPERALRVQDFYVHAGEREEVAQALRVRGRVEDKEVRLKDAQGREFWAQISCATVKSDKTWYVINGVNDISERKRLEQSLQDANTALRRQVDEIELLQQGLREQALRDPLTGLFNRRHLDEILPRVLDHMLALHRDVAVLMVDADHFKRVNDTYGHRCGDVVLTALGAYLSDHFRSGDIVCRYGGEEFFVLLPGASLEAAFVKAQKLCETVRQMEIEALGHTLSVTLSIGLALCPLHGEDAESVVLAADEALYQAKQQGRDRVCVAAPLQTLLS, via the coding sequence ATGCCGTTCCGCGAAGTGACATGGCGTACCGGATGGAACTTTATCGGCTTGCAGGCGGCGGCAGCCTTGGCGTATGCGCTGTTTGCGACGCTGCTGGCGTGGTGTCTGCCCACGCCCCACCAAGGCGGGATGCAATTGGGCCTGCCTTTGGCGCTGGCGCTGTTGTTGCGCTTGGGTGGCCGCGTCTGGCCCGGCCTGGCGCTGGCCATGCTCTGGCTGGCCTGGCGGGAGCCCGGCCTCTTGGCGGCTGACCGGTCGCTGCTGGCGCTGAGTTGCCTGGCCGCCGCCCTGCTGGGCGCCAACTTGCCGCCGCGCCGCCGCTTGCCGTTTTACCGCCTGACCGACGTACTGGCTTTTCTGGCCGGCGCGGTTGGCTTGGCTAGCCTGCTGGCGGCCTTGGGCCGTGTTTTCGCCTTGTTGCCGGCCTACCGTCACGCCTTGACGGAGCTGGCATGGCTGGGCGCGCGGATGTGGCTGGGCAATGCGGTGTTGCTGCTGACCGTGACGCCGGTGTTGCTGCTGGCCGGACGCGGCGCGCGCAACGGGCCCGGCACGGCCTGTTGGCGCGAAACCTCGCTGGTCGCCGGCGTCACGCTGCTGTTGGCGGCGCTGGTGTGCTGCGGCCTGCATGGACAAGGCGGCCACTACGCCATCCTGCCTTATCTTTTCATCATGCCTTTGCTATGGCTGGCTTTCCGCAGCGAATTACGGCTGGCGCATGGCTTGTCGCTTGCCATCGTCGCGCTGGCGTTGACCGGCGTGCGCCTGGGCGTAGGCGCGCTCGCCATCGCCACGCCGGAAGAGTCCTTGTTGAACGTGGCGCTTCTGGCGCTGGTGCAGTCGGTGACCCTGCTGGTGTTCGGCGCGCTGCTGGACGAACGCCGGCAGGTGGAGCGTCGCCTGCTGCTGGCCAATCAGTCGCTGGAAGCCAAGGTGGGCGAGCGCACCCGCCAGTTGGCGGAAAGCGAGTCGCGCTTGCGGCTGATGGCCGACGCGGCGCCCTTCCCCCTGACCATGAACCGTCTGGCCGGCGGCGAACTGATCTACGCCAACGAAAGAGCGGAGGAATTGTTCGGCGCCAGTCTGCGGCCCGAGCGGGCATTGCGGGTGCAGGACTTTTACGTTCATGCCGGAGAGCGTGAAGAAGTGGCGCAGGCGCTGCGCGTGCGCGGCCGGGTGGAGGACAAGGAGGTCAGGCTGAAGGACGCGCAAGGCCGCGAGTTCTGGGCGCAGATTTCCTGCGCGACGGTGAAGAGCGACAAAACCTGGTATGTGATCAACGGCGTCAACGATATCAGCGAGCGCAAGCGCCTGGAGCAAAGCCTGCAAGACGCCAATACCGCCTTGCGGCGCCAGGTGGACGAAATCGAGCTGCTGCAGCAAGGGCTGCGCGAGCAGGCGCTGCGCGACCCGCTGACCGGCTTGTTCAATCGCCGTCATCTGGACGAGATCCTGCCGCGCGTGCTGGACCACATGCTGGCGCTGCACCGCGACGTGGCGGTGCTGATGGTGGATGCCGACCACTTCAAGCGCGTCAACGACACCTATGGCCACCGCTGCGGAGACGTGGTGTTGACCGCGCTGGGCGCCTACCTGAGCGACCACTTCCGCAGCGGCGACATCGTTTGCCGCTATGGCGGCGAGGAGTTTTTCGTGCTGCTGCCCGGCGCCTCGCTGGAGGCCGCCTTCGTCAAGGCGCAGAAGCTGTGCGAGACGGTGCGGCAGATGGAAATCGAGGCGTTGGGACACACGCTGTCGGTGACGCTGTCCATCGGCCTGGCGCTGTGCCCGCTGCACGGCGAGGACGCGGAAAGCGTGGTGCTGGCGGCGGACGAGGCCTTGTATCAGGCCAAGCAGCAAGGGCGGGATCGCGTTTGCGTCGCCGCGCCGCTGCAGACCCTGCTGTCCTGA
- a CDS encoding TetR/AcrR family transcriptional regulator, which translates to MRYPDSHKAQTRQRIVAMAALRFRAEGLANVGIANLMADLGLTHGGFYAHFDSKEQLVAAACGEALRQQNQQWRQRLEAAAPGDGLAALASDYLSPAHRDLPDSGCALAALGDELARQGAAVRRQIGEEVRALLATLDQARQKDGRSGEALTDLALMMGSLALARLIDEPELSQRLLRQARERLANEK; encoded by the coding sequence ATGCGCTATCCAGACTCTCACAAGGCCCAGACCCGCCAACGCATCGTGGCCATGGCGGCCTTGCGCTTCCGCGCCGAGGGCCTGGCCAATGTCGGCATCGCCAACCTGATGGCTGACCTTGGCCTGACGCATGGCGGCTTCTACGCCCACTTCGACAGCAAGGAACAATTGGTGGCCGCTGCCTGCGGCGAGGCCTTGCGCCAGCAAAACCAGCAATGGCGGCAGAGGCTGGAAGCAGCGGCCCCGGGCGACGGTTTGGCGGCCTTGGCGTCGGACTACCTCAGCCCCGCCCACCGCGACCTGCCCGACTCCGGCTGCGCGCTGGCGGCGCTGGGCGACGAGCTGGCGCGCCAGGGCGCTGCCGTGCGCCGCCAAATCGGCGAGGAAGTCCGCGCCTTGCTGGCCACCCTGGACCAAGCCCGGCAAAAAGACGGCCGGAGCGGCGAAGCGCTGACCGACCTCGCCCTGATGATGGGCAGCCTGGCGCTGGCGCGGCTGATAGACGAGCCAGAACTCTCACAGCGGCTGCTGCGGCAGGCGCGGGAGCGGCTTGCCAACGAAAAATAG
- a CDS encoding GNAT family N-acetyltransferase, with protein MRNGIHPYHERFLPELAPLRATPAGVEPVSALRALLNDPMRGRGENARVWLEQDRAMGVVGWVASNVPHNGELYGGPLLAAHRPALDNLIAALLREAAAAGARFVHVAANENETDKHEALLAHGFRPTFHFLTLRAASASIAPRPMPAGWRRVALRDMDWPQLAALFGRAFAEVPHVPYHAVEKLRQDWLEADGEASQVWAAPDGRYQAFLLATAAGRIEAVGVEAACAGQGVAAAMYGATAGVFHARGVAALEAMVADINAASLALHRKLGFNETARRGIYRRALDLAAG; from the coding sequence ATGCGCAACGGCATCCATCCCTACCACGAGCGCTTCTTGCCGGAACTGGCGCCCCTGCGCGCGACGCCCGCCGGCGTGGAGCCGGTCAGCGCTTTGCGCGCCCTGTTGAACGACCCGATGCGCGGCCGCGGCGAAAACGCGCGCGTCTGGCTGGAACAGGACCGGGCCATGGGCGTGGTCGGCTGGGTGGCGTCCAATGTGCCGCACAACGGCGAACTCTACGGCGGCCCTCTGCTCGCCGCGCACAGGCCGGCCTTGGACAACCTGATAGCGGCCTTGCTGCGGGAAGCCGCCGCCGCAGGCGCGCGTTTCGTTCATGTCGCAGCAAACGAAAACGAAACGGACAAACACGAAGCGTTGCTGGCCCACGGCTTCCGGCCTACTTTCCACTTCCTGACCTTGCGCGCCGCCAGCGCGTCCATCGCGCCCAGGCCTATGCCCGCCGGCTGGCGCCGGGTCGCGTTGCGCGACATGGACTGGCCGCAGCTGGCGGCCTTGTTTGGCCGCGCCTTCGCCGAGGTGCCCCACGTGCCGTATCACGCGGTGGAAAAATTGCGCCAGGATTGGCTGGAGGCCGATGGCGAAGCCAGCCAGGTATGGGCGGCGCCGGACGGCCGCTATCAGGCCTTTCTGCTGGCCACGGCCGCTGGCCGGATCGAAGCGGTGGGCGTGGAGGCGGCTTGCGCCGGCCAGGGCGTCGCCGCCGCGATGTACGGCGCTACGGCCGGCGTTTTCCATGCCCGCGGCGTCGCCGCCCTGGAGGCGATGGTGGCGGATATCAACGCCGCCTCGCTGGCCCTGCATCGCAAGCTGGGCTTCAACGAGACCGCGCGCCGGGGAATCTACCGCAGGGCGCTGGACCTGGCTGCCGGCTAA
- a CDS encoding substrate-binding periplasmic protein, whose amino-acid sequence MRYHGMLLGILSWAALLTAPVEAAPRLKITLSNQEWPPYMGQELPYDGILSRLVKEAFARGGVDVTYRYYPNNRTLQSARNGQVDGSFGWAPTAERKRDLLYTVPVLSARMVFFQRKDHRLNWSQWSDLKGAHVGVTVGNYYSDDFDAQVKNGSLLVDSAPDDMINLRKLLAGRIDLFPIDLEVGKYLIAHHLSPAQGALLEPQSKTFWAAPLHVVIWRKHARGPELVDRFNRGLKALQDSGDFDRLLQETREACLQPRSAAP is encoded by the coding sequence ATGCGATACCACGGCATGCTGCTGGGTATCCTGAGCTGGGCCGCGCTGCTGACGGCTCCGGTTGAGGCTGCCCCTCGCCTCAAGATCACCCTGTCCAATCAGGAATGGCCGCCGTACATGGGCCAGGAGCTGCCTTACGACGGGATATTGTCGCGGCTGGTGAAGGAGGCCTTCGCCCGCGGCGGCGTGGACGTCACCTACCGCTATTACCCCAACAACCGCACCTTGCAATCGGCGCGCAACGGCCAAGTGGACGGCAGCTTTGGCTGGGCGCCGACGGCGGAGCGCAAGCGCGATTTGCTCTACACCGTGCCGGTGCTGTCCGCGCGCATGGTGTTTTTCCAGCGCAAGGACCACCGGTTGAACTGGAGCCAGTGGAGCGACTTGAAGGGCGCGCACGTCGGCGTCACCGTCGGCAATTACTATTCGGATGACTTCGACGCCCAGGTCAAGAATGGCTCGCTGCTCGTCGACAGCGCGCCGGACGACATGATCAACTTGCGCAAGTTGCTGGCCGGCCGCATCGACTTGTTCCCCATAGACCTGGAAGTGGGCAAGTATCTGATCGCCCATCACCTGTCCCCGGCGCAAGGCGCCTTGCTGGAGCCGCAGTCCAAGACTTTTTGGGCGGCGCCGCTGCACGTGGTGATCTGGCGCAAGCACGCGCGCGGGCCGGAACTGGTGGATCGCTTCAATCGCGGCTTGAAGGCGTTGCAGGACAGCGGCGATTTCGACCGCCTGCTGCAGGAGACGCGCGAGGCCTGCCTGCAGCCGCGCAGCGCCGCGCCTTAG
- a CDS encoding DEAD/DEAH box helicase: MSDLTFADLGLAEPLLRAVADTGYTTPTPIQAQAIPQVLQGGDLLAAAQTGTGKTAGFTLPLLQLLMRAPSHHAGRPRALVLTPTRELAAQVEESVRTYSKYLPLKSLVMFGGVNINPQIKALRAPVDILVATPGRLLDHVGQKTVDLSGVEILVLDEADRMLDMGFIHDIKKVLAKLPAQRQNLLFSATFSDEIKALADKLLDNPKLVEVARRNTTNELVTQKVHLVDRDKKTELLIHLIREHNWFQVLVFTRTKHGANRLAEKLDKIGIPAAAIHGNKSQNARTRALADFKSGELQVLVATDIAARGLDIDQLPHVVNFELPNVPEDYVHRIGRTGRAGSPGEALSLVCVDEFSFLRDIEKLIKMSIERFTVPGFEADLNVKPEPIPMGGGARGRGQGAPRAQGQGRGQGQNRGQGQGQPRNAPAKPRHQTESKPAGHGRNGGPRQGQGQGARTEGSRSAKPAAPKSALFSPPKNR; the protein is encoded by the coding sequence ATGTCCGATCTTACCTTTGCTGACCTAGGCCTGGCCGAACCGTTATTGCGGGCCGTGGCCGACACCGGTTATACCACGCCGACGCCGATTCAGGCTCAGGCGATTCCCCAGGTGCTGCAAGGCGGCGACCTGCTGGCCGCGGCCCAGACCGGCACCGGCAAGACCGCCGGCTTCACCCTGCCGCTGCTGCAGCTGTTGATGCGCGCGCCCAGCCATCACGCCGGCCGCCCGCGCGCGCTGGTGCTGACGCCGACGCGCGAGCTGGCGGCCCAGGTGGAAGAGTCGGTGCGCACCTACAGCAAATATCTGCCCTTGAAGTCGCTGGTGATGTTCGGCGGCGTCAACATCAATCCGCAGATCAAGGCGCTGCGCGCGCCGGTGGACATCCTGGTGGCGACGCCGGGCCGCCTGCTGGACCACGTCGGCCAGAAGACCGTCGACCTGTCCGGCGTCGAGATCCTGGTGCTGGACGAAGCCGACCGCATGCTGGACATGGGCTTCATCCACGACATCAAGAAAGTGCTGGCCAAGCTGCCGGCCCAGCGGCAGAACCTGCTGTTCTCGGCCACCTTCTCCGACGAGATCAAGGCGCTGGCCGACAAGCTGCTGGACAACCCCAAGCTGGTGGAAGTGGCGCGCCGCAACACCACCAACGAGCTGGTGACGCAGAAGGTACACCTGGTCGACCGCGACAAGAAGACCGAGCTGTTGATCCATCTCATCCGCGAGCACAATTGGTTCCAGGTGCTGGTGTTCACCCGCACCAAGCACGGCGCCAACCGGCTGGCCGAAAAGCTGGACAAGATCGGCATCCCGGCCGCCGCCATCCATGGCAACAAGAGCCAGAACGCGCGTACCCGCGCGCTGGCCGACTTCAAGAGCGGCGAGCTGCAAGTGCTGGTGGCCACCGACATCGCCGCGCGCGGCCTGGACATCGACCAGCTGCCGCACGTGGTCAACTTCGAGTTGCCCAATGTGCCGGAAGACTACGTGCACCGCATCGGCCGCACCGGCCGCGCCGGCAGCCCGGGCGAGGCGCTGTCGCTGGTGTGCGTGGATGAATTCAGCTTCCTGCGCGACATCGAGAAGCTGATCAAGATGTCGATCGAGCGCTTCACCGTGCCGGGCTTCGAGGCCGACCTCAACGTCAAGCCGGAACCGATTCCGATGGGCGGCGGCGCCCGCGGCCGCGGCCAGGGCGCGCCGCGCGCGCAGGGTCAAGGCCGTGGCCAAGGCCAGAACCGCGGCCAAGGGCAGGGCCAGCCGCGCAACGCGCCGGCTAAGCCGCGCCACCAGACCGAAAGCAAGCCGGCCGGCCATGGCCGCAACGGCGGCCCGCGCCAGGGGCAAGGCCAGGGCGCGCGCACCGAGGGCAGCCGCTCCGCCAAACCGGCCGCGCCCAAGTCCGCGCTGTTCAGCCCGCCCAAGAACCGCTGA